In Homo sapiens chromosome 11, GRCh38.p14 Primary Assembly, one DNA window encodes the following:
- the TIMM10 gene encoding mitochondrial import inner membrane translocase subunit Tim10 isoform X1, which yields MDPLRAQQLAAELEVEMMADMYNRMTSACHRKCVPPHYKEAELSKGESVCLDRCVSKYLDIHERMGKKLTELSMQDEELMKRVQQSSGPA from the exons ATGGATCCTCTCAGGGCCCAACAGCTGGCTGCGGAGCTGGAGGTGGAGATGATGGCCGATATGTACAACAG aatGACCAGTGCCTGCCACCGGAAGTGTGTGCCTCCTCACTACAAGGAAGCAGAGCTCTCCAAGGGCGAGTCTGTGTGCCTGGACCGATGTGTCTCTAAGTACCTGGACATCCATGAGCGGATGGGCAAAAAGTTGACAGAGTTGTCTATGCAGGATGAAGAGCTGATGAAGAGGGTGCAGCAGAGCTCTGGGCCTGCATGA